In Arachis hypogaea cultivar Tifrunner chromosome 2, arahy.Tifrunner.gnm2.J5K5, whole genome shotgun sequence, a genomic segment contains:
- the LOC112741134 gene encoding dihydroorotase, mitochondrial isoform X4, which yields MIKTLPLPCQVLRFSSKRFENHKRFNCKGTRMELSITQPDDWHLHLRDGDLLEGVIPHSAKHFGRAIVMPNLKPPITTTAAALAYRESILKALPKDSSFTPLMTLYLTDMTSPDEIKRAKKSGAVYGVKLYPAGATTNSQDGVTDLFGKCFPVLEEMVEQDLPLLVHGEVTDPNVDIFDREKVYIETILEPLVQKLPQLKIVMEHITTMDAVKFVMSCKEGSVGATVTPQHLILNRNALFQGGLQPHNYCLPVLKREIHRQAIVSAVTSGSKRFFLGTDSAPHEKRKKECACGCAGIFNAPVALSVYAKVFEEVHTFIFVSTLVHSISWRPLQALMGLTSMAYPETSQSLL from the exons ATGATAAAGACTTTGCCACTTCCTTGCcaa GTACTGAGATTCTCTTCCAAAAGGTTCGAAAATCATAAGCGCTTTAATTGTAAAGGAACAAGGATGGAACTCAGTATTACACAACCTGATGATTGGCATCTTCACCTTCGTGATGGTGACCTACTTGAAGGTGTCATCCCTCATAG TGCCAAGCATTTCGGAAGGGCAATAGTGATGCCCAATTTGAAACCACCCATCACTACTACTGCAGCTGCTTTGGCTTATAGGGAGTCCATTTTGAAAGCATTGCCTAAAGATAGCAGCTTCACTCCTTTGATGACCCTTTACTTAACAGATATGACAAGCCCTGATGAGATTAAACGTGCAA AAAAGAGTGGAGCTGTTTATGGTGTGAAGTTGTATCCTGCTGGTGCTACCACAAATTCTCAAGATGGTGTTACAGATCTTTTTGGAAAATGCTTTCCTGTTCTTGAGGAAATGGTTGAGCAAGATTTACCATTACTG GTTCATGGAGAAGTTACAGATCCAAATGTTGATATTTTTGACCGGGAAAAGGTTTATATTGAAACGATTTTAGAGCCTTTGGTTCAAAAGCTTCCACAGCTTAAGATTGTAATGGAGCATATTACTACCATGGATGCTGTCAAGTTTGTTATGTCTTGCAAAGAGG GTTCTGTAGGTGCAACTGTTACACCTCAGCATCTTATCCTTAACCGCAATGCTTTGTTCCAAGGTGGCTTGCAGCCCCACAATTACTGTCTTCCAGTTCTCAAAAGAGAGATCCACA GACAGGCTATTGTTTCGGCTGTCACTAGCGGAAGTAAAAGATTTTTTCTCGGAACTGATAGTGCTCCACATGAAAAGCGTAAAAAGGAATGTGCTTGTGGATGTGCTGGCATATTCAATGCTCCTGTTGCTCTATCAGTTTATGCCAAAGTCTTTGAGGAGGTGCACACTTTCATTTTTGTGTCAAC GCTGGTGCACTCGATAAGTTGGAGGCCTTTACAAGCTTTAATGGGTCTGACTTCTATGGCTTACCCAGAAACAAGTCAAAGCTTACTCTAA
- the LOC112741134 gene encoding dihydroorotase, mitochondrial isoform X3 — MFGEKGSHGTNINKCCILNLLLFCMDKCRMFGEMVLRFSSKRFENHKRFNCKGTRMELSITQPDDWHLHLRDGDLLEGVIPHSAKHFGRAIVMPNLKPPITTTAAALAYRESILKALPKDSSFTPLMTLYLTDMTSPDEIKRAKKSGAVYGVKLYPAGATTNSQDGVTDLFGKCFPVLEEMVEQDLPLLVHGEVTDPNVDIFDREKVYIETILEPLVQKLPQLKIVMEHITTMDAVKFVMSCKEGSVGATVTPQHLILNRNALFQGGLQPHNYCLPVLKREIHRQAIVSAVTSGSKRFFLGTDSAPHEKRKKECACGCAGIFNAPVALSVYAKVFEEVHTFIFVSTLVHSISWRPLQALMGLTSMAYPETSQSLL, encoded by the exons ATGTTTGGGGAAAAGGGGAGTCATGGTACCAACATCAACAAGTGTTGCATATTGAACTTGTTGCTATTTTGCATGGATAAGTGTAGAATGTTTGGGGAGATG GTACTGAGATTCTCTTCCAAAAGGTTCGAAAATCATAAGCGCTTTAATTGTAAAGGAACAAGGATGGAACTCAGTATTACACAACCTGATGATTGGCATCTTCACCTTCGTGATGGTGACCTACTTGAAGGTGTCATCCCTCATAG TGCCAAGCATTTCGGAAGGGCAATAGTGATGCCCAATTTGAAACCACCCATCACTACTACTGCAGCTGCTTTGGCTTATAGGGAGTCCATTTTGAAAGCATTGCCTAAAGATAGCAGCTTCACTCCTTTGATGACCCTTTACTTAACAGATATGACAAGCCCTGATGAGATTAAACGTGCAA AAAAGAGTGGAGCTGTTTATGGTGTGAAGTTGTATCCTGCTGGTGCTACCACAAATTCTCAAGATGGTGTTACAGATCTTTTTGGAAAATGCTTTCCTGTTCTTGAGGAAATGGTTGAGCAAGATTTACCATTACTG GTTCATGGAGAAGTTACAGATCCAAATGTTGATATTTTTGACCGGGAAAAGGTTTATATTGAAACGATTTTAGAGCCTTTGGTTCAAAAGCTTCCACAGCTTAAGATTGTAATGGAGCATATTACTACCATGGATGCTGTCAAGTTTGTTATGTCTTGCAAAGAGG GTTCTGTAGGTGCAACTGTTACACCTCAGCATCTTATCCTTAACCGCAATGCTTTGTTCCAAGGTGGCTTGCAGCCCCACAATTACTGTCTTCCAGTTCTCAAAAGAGAGATCCACA GACAGGCTATTGTTTCGGCTGTCACTAGCGGAAGTAAAAGATTTTTTCTCGGAACTGATAGTGCTCCACATGAAAAGCGTAAAAAGGAATGTGCTTGTGGATGTGCTGGCATATTCAATGCTCCTGTTGCTCTATCAGTTTATGCCAAAGTCTTTGAGGAGGTGCACACTTTCATTTTTGTGTCAAC GCTGGTGCACTCGATAAGTTGGAGGCCTTTACAAGCTTTAATGGGTCTGACTTCTATGGCTTACCCAGAAACAAGTCAAAGCTTACTCTAA
- the LOC112741134 gene encoding dihydroorotase, mitochondrial isoform X1: MFGEKGSHGTNINKCCILNLLLFCMDKCRMFGEMVLRFSSKRFENHKRFNCKGTRMELSITQPDDWHLHLRDGDLLEGVIPHSAKHFGRAIVMPNLKPPITTTAAALAYRESILKALPKDSSFTPLMTLYLTDMTSPDEIKRAKKSGAVYGVKLYPAGATTNSQDGVTDLFGKCFPVLEEMVEQDLPLLVHGEVTDPNVDIFDREKVYIETILEPLVQKLPQLKIVMEHITTMDAVKFVMSCKEGSVGATVTPQHLILNRNALFQGGLQPHNYCLPVLKREIHRQAIVSAVTSGSKRFFLGTDSAPHEKRKKECACGCAGIFNAPVALSVYAKVFEEAGALDKLEAFTSFNGSDFYGLPRNKSKLTLKKAPWKVPELLSFPFGDIVPMFAGETLEWDVSLN, translated from the exons ATGTTTGGGGAAAAGGGGAGTCATGGTACCAACATCAACAAGTGTTGCATATTGAACTTGTTGCTATTTTGCATGGATAAGTGTAGAATGTTTGGGGAGATG GTACTGAGATTCTCTTCCAAAAGGTTCGAAAATCATAAGCGCTTTAATTGTAAAGGAACAAGGATGGAACTCAGTATTACACAACCTGATGATTGGCATCTTCACCTTCGTGATGGTGACCTACTTGAAGGTGTCATCCCTCATAG TGCCAAGCATTTCGGAAGGGCAATAGTGATGCCCAATTTGAAACCACCCATCACTACTACTGCAGCTGCTTTGGCTTATAGGGAGTCCATTTTGAAAGCATTGCCTAAAGATAGCAGCTTCACTCCTTTGATGACCCTTTACTTAACAGATATGACAAGCCCTGATGAGATTAAACGTGCAA AAAAGAGTGGAGCTGTTTATGGTGTGAAGTTGTATCCTGCTGGTGCTACCACAAATTCTCAAGATGGTGTTACAGATCTTTTTGGAAAATGCTTTCCTGTTCTTGAGGAAATGGTTGAGCAAGATTTACCATTACTG GTTCATGGAGAAGTTACAGATCCAAATGTTGATATTTTTGACCGGGAAAAGGTTTATATTGAAACGATTTTAGAGCCTTTGGTTCAAAAGCTTCCACAGCTTAAGATTGTAATGGAGCATATTACTACCATGGATGCTGTCAAGTTTGTTATGTCTTGCAAAGAGG GTTCTGTAGGTGCAACTGTTACACCTCAGCATCTTATCCTTAACCGCAATGCTTTGTTCCAAGGTGGCTTGCAGCCCCACAATTACTGTCTTCCAGTTCTCAAAAGAGAGATCCACA GACAGGCTATTGTTTCGGCTGTCACTAGCGGAAGTAAAAGATTTTTTCTCGGAACTGATAGTGCTCCACATGAAAAGCGTAAAAAGGAATGTGCTTGTGGATGTGCTGGCATATTCAATGCTCCTGTTGCTCTATCAGTTTATGCCAAAGTCTTTGAGGAG GCTGGTGCACTCGATAAGTTGGAGGCCTTTACAAGCTTTAATGGGTCTGACTTCTATGGCTTACCCAGAAACAAGTCAAAGCTTACTCTAAAGAAGGCTCCATGGAAAGTACCTGAACTGTTATCTTTTCCGTTCGGAGACATCGTTCCCATGTTTGCAGGCGAAACCCTTGAATGGGATGTATCCCTTAATTGA
- the LOC112741134 gene encoding dihydroorotase, mitochondrial isoform X2, with translation MIKTLPLPCQVLRFSSKRFENHKRFNCKGTRMELSITQPDDWHLHLRDGDLLEGVIPHSAKHFGRAIVMPNLKPPITTTAAALAYRESILKALPKDSSFTPLMTLYLTDMTSPDEIKRAKKSGAVYGVKLYPAGATTNSQDGVTDLFGKCFPVLEEMVEQDLPLLVHGEVTDPNVDIFDREKVYIETILEPLVQKLPQLKIVMEHITTMDAVKFVMSCKEGSVGATVTPQHLILNRNALFQGGLQPHNYCLPVLKREIHRQAIVSAVTSGSKRFFLGTDSAPHEKRKKECACGCAGIFNAPVALSVYAKVFEEAGALDKLEAFTSFNGSDFYGLPRNKSKLTLKKAPWKVPELLSFPFGDIVPMFAGETLEWDVSLN, from the exons ATGATAAAGACTTTGCCACTTCCTTGCcaa GTACTGAGATTCTCTTCCAAAAGGTTCGAAAATCATAAGCGCTTTAATTGTAAAGGAACAAGGATGGAACTCAGTATTACACAACCTGATGATTGGCATCTTCACCTTCGTGATGGTGACCTACTTGAAGGTGTCATCCCTCATAG TGCCAAGCATTTCGGAAGGGCAATAGTGATGCCCAATTTGAAACCACCCATCACTACTACTGCAGCTGCTTTGGCTTATAGGGAGTCCATTTTGAAAGCATTGCCTAAAGATAGCAGCTTCACTCCTTTGATGACCCTTTACTTAACAGATATGACAAGCCCTGATGAGATTAAACGTGCAA AAAAGAGTGGAGCTGTTTATGGTGTGAAGTTGTATCCTGCTGGTGCTACCACAAATTCTCAAGATGGTGTTACAGATCTTTTTGGAAAATGCTTTCCTGTTCTTGAGGAAATGGTTGAGCAAGATTTACCATTACTG GTTCATGGAGAAGTTACAGATCCAAATGTTGATATTTTTGACCGGGAAAAGGTTTATATTGAAACGATTTTAGAGCCTTTGGTTCAAAAGCTTCCACAGCTTAAGATTGTAATGGAGCATATTACTACCATGGATGCTGTCAAGTTTGTTATGTCTTGCAAAGAGG GTTCTGTAGGTGCAACTGTTACACCTCAGCATCTTATCCTTAACCGCAATGCTTTGTTCCAAGGTGGCTTGCAGCCCCACAATTACTGTCTTCCAGTTCTCAAAAGAGAGATCCACA GACAGGCTATTGTTTCGGCTGTCACTAGCGGAAGTAAAAGATTTTTTCTCGGAACTGATAGTGCTCCACATGAAAAGCGTAAAAAGGAATGTGCTTGTGGATGTGCTGGCATATTCAATGCTCCTGTTGCTCTATCAGTTTATGCCAAAGTCTTTGAGGAG GCTGGTGCACTCGATAAGTTGGAGGCCTTTACAAGCTTTAATGGGTCTGACTTCTATGGCTTACCCAGAAACAAGTCAAAGCTTACTCTAAAGAAGGCTCCATGGAAAGTACCTGAACTGTTATCTTTTCCGTTCGGAGACATCGTTCCCATGTTTGCAGGCGAAACCCTTGAATGGGATGTATCCCTTAATTGA
- the LOC114924686 gene encoding uncharacterized protein has protein sequence MAIVLRFVTLDDFVKERLFDLVHVTDTCATTLKKELISVLSHYNLQVENIRGQGLQLALVAASREVLQIHEFFTQLNSIVTIVSASSKRHDQLQEAQAIENANLVAQNELETGKGANQISTLQRVGDTRWSSHFNSICSLVKMFTATNIILNNIIEDGTTYAQRGEAYGVSKILLSFEFVFTLHLMKEIMGITNVLCQALQQQSQYILNAMHIVSTSKLLLQQLRDGGWCNFLANVKDFCEKHEIEVPNMSAQYVFGRG, from the exons ATGGCCATTGTTTTGAGATTTGTTACTCTAGATGATTTTGTTAAAGAGAGATTATTTGATCTTGTGCATGTCACTGATACTTGTGCAACAACTTTAAAGAAAGAATTGATTTCTGTCCTTTCTCATTATAATCTCCAAGTTGAAAATATTAGGGGTCAAGG GTTACAATTAGCATTGGTGGCAGCTTCAAGAGAGGtacttcaaattcatgaattttttactCAATTAAACTCTATTGTCACTATTGTTAGTGCTTCTTCAAAAAGACATGATCAATTACAAGAagcccaagcaattgaaaatgcaAACTTGGTTGCTCAAAATGAATTAGAAACAGGCAAAGGTGCGAATCAAATAAGCACTTTACAAAGAGTTGGGGATACTCGATGGAGCTCTcattttaattctatttgcaGTTTGGTAAAAATGTTTACTGCTACCAACATTATTCTCAATAATATCATTGAAGATGGGACAACTTATGCACAAAGAGGTGAGGCTTATggtgttagtaaaatattattgtcatttgaatttgttttcacTTTGCACTTGATGAAAGAGATTATGGGAATCACTAATGTTCTTTGTCAAGCACTGCAACAACAATCTCAATATATTCTTAATGCAATGCATATTGTTTCTACATCAAAGTTACTTCTTCAACAATTAAGAGATGGTGGATGGTGCAATTTTCTTGCAAATGTTAAAGATTTTTGTGAAAAGCATGAAATTGAAGTCCCTAATATGAGTGCACAATATGTttttggaagaggttga
- the LOC112741134 gene encoding dihydroorotase, mitochondrial isoform X5: MELSITQPDDWHLHLRDGDLLEGVIPHSAKHFGRAIVMPNLKPPITTTAAALAYRESILKALPKDSSFTPLMTLYLTDMTSPDEIKRAKKSGAVYGVKLYPAGATTNSQDGVTDLFGKCFPVLEEMVEQDLPLLVHGEVTDPNVDIFDREKVYIETILEPLVQKLPQLKIVMEHITTMDAVKFVMSCKEGSVGATVTPQHLILNRNALFQGGLQPHNYCLPVLKREIHRQAIVSAVTSGSKRFFLGTDSAPHEKRKKECACGCAGIFNAPVALSVYAKVFEEAGALDKLEAFTSFNGSDFYGLPRNKSKLTLKKAPWKVPELLSFPFGDIVPMFAGETLEWDVSLN, from the exons ATGGAACTCAGTATTACACAACCTGATGATTGGCATCTTCACCTTCGTGATGGTGACCTACTTGAAGGTGTCATCCCTCATAG TGCCAAGCATTTCGGAAGGGCAATAGTGATGCCCAATTTGAAACCACCCATCACTACTACTGCAGCTGCTTTGGCTTATAGGGAGTCCATTTTGAAAGCATTGCCTAAAGATAGCAGCTTCACTCCTTTGATGACCCTTTACTTAACAGATATGACAAGCCCTGATGAGATTAAACGTGCAA AAAAGAGTGGAGCTGTTTATGGTGTGAAGTTGTATCCTGCTGGTGCTACCACAAATTCTCAAGATGGTGTTACAGATCTTTTTGGAAAATGCTTTCCTGTTCTTGAGGAAATGGTTGAGCAAGATTTACCATTACTG GTTCATGGAGAAGTTACAGATCCAAATGTTGATATTTTTGACCGGGAAAAGGTTTATATTGAAACGATTTTAGAGCCTTTGGTTCAAAAGCTTCCACAGCTTAAGATTGTAATGGAGCATATTACTACCATGGATGCTGTCAAGTTTGTTATGTCTTGCAAAGAGG GTTCTGTAGGTGCAACTGTTACACCTCAGCATCTTATCCTTAACCGCAATGCTTTGTTCCAAGGTGGCTTGCAGCCCCACAATTACTGTCTTCCAGTTCTCAAAAGAGAGATCCACA GACAGGCTATTGTTTCGGCTGTCACTAGCGGAAGTAAAAGATTTTTTCTCGGAACTGATAGTGCTCCACATGAAAAGCGTAAAAAGGAATGTGCTTGTGGATGTGCTGGCATATTCAATGCTCCTGTTGCTCTATCAGTTTATGCCAAAGTCTTTGAGGAG GCTGGTGCACTCGATAAGTTGGAGGCCTTTACAAGCTTTAATGGGTCTGACTTCTATGGCTTACCCAGAAACAAGTCAAAGCTTACTCTAAAGAAGGCTCCATGGAAAGTACCTGAACTGTTATCTTTTCCGTTCGGAGACATCGTTCCCATGTTTGCAGGCGAAACCCTTGAATGGGATGTATCCCTTAATTGA